The genomic interval CGCGGTCTTGCGGTCGACCCCGAACGACATCGCGCCGAGGATCGTCGCGCCCGAGCGGCTGACCCCCGGGATCATCGCGATGCACTGGACCAGCCCGACGAGGATCGACTGGCGCGCCGACACATTGGCGACCCCGCCGACGTCCCTTGTCTTCGCGAACCGCTCGACGAGCAGGATCGCAAAGCCCCCGATGACGAGCGCCCAGGCAACCACGACGGCATTTTCGAGCAGCAGCTCGATATAATCCCCGAACGCGAGCCCGAGGACGACCGCCGGGAAGAAGGCGAGAGCCAAGTTGCGCACAAAGGCGATCGCTTGGCGGTCGCGCCGGAAGAAGCCGGTGAACATCTCCCAGAACAGCTTCCGGTACAGCACGACGATCGCCAGGATCGCCCCCGGCTGGATCGCGATGTTGAAGATCGCCCAGCGCGCGGCGTCATAGCCGAGAAGTTCCGTCGCCAGAATCAGGTGCCCCGTCGAGGAAACGGGCAAAAACTCGGTGAGACCCTCGACGATGCCGAGGATGATCGCGGTCAGCCAGATACCCATTATCGCGCGGCAAGCTCGGCGAAGCGGCCATGGCGGCGATACTGGACCAGCCAGCCGTCGGCGACCGAGGCGAGCGAGGCCGGCGTGACGCCAAGCTGCGCGAAACCTTCGGCACCTTCGGCGACGACATTGTCGCGCTGGAGCATCAGCCACTGATCCTTGGTGATCGGCGCTCCGGGCGCCCAGCCGAAGCCGGTGGCGAGCGCCGAGGCGATGAAATCGGGCACGTCGACGAACAGCGGCGAGCGCCCCGTCGCATCGGCGATCCAGCGCAGCAATTCGCCCATCATCAGCACCTGCGGCCCGCCAAGCTCATAGGTCTTGCCCGCCGCGTCGCCGCCGAGCGCCGCGACCACCGCATCGGCCACGTCGCCGACATAGGCGGGCTGGAATTTCGCGCGCGGCGCGATCACCGGGACGACCGGCGCCAAGCGCATCATGCCCGCGAAGCGGTTGA from uncultured Sphingopyxis sp. carries:
- a CDS encoding undecaprenyl-diphosphate phosphatase translates to MGIWLTAIILGIVEGLTEFLPVSSTGHLILATELLGYDAARWAIFNIAIQPGAILAIVVLYRKLFWEMFTGFFRRDRQAIAFVRNLALAFFPAVVLGLAFGDYIELLLENAVVVAWALVIGGFAILLVERFAKTRDVGGVANVSARQSILVGLVQCIAMIPGVSRSGATILGAMSFGVDRKTAAEFSFFLALPTLTGATVLQLFKHRDAITTNDLGLIALGSLVSFVVAWAVIKAFLAVVTRYGFAPFAWYRIIVGVAALIWLGMR